The Geobacillus genomosp. 3 genome segment ACTTCCTGTTTCCACTCCGCGAAGCTTGGAGCGGGAAACGTCACATTTTTCATCGTCGAAATATCGCTCACTATGCTTTCCCCCTTTTCAGCGCTTTCCCCCATCCACGAGAAACCGCTTTCTTTTGCACTTTTAAAAAATTACTGATATTTTTATTGTAGTATATGTGCATCGTTCTAGCAATGAACAAAAACGTTTGCGAGAAGACAAAGCCTAAACTCATCAAATTTCATTTAAAAAATATTATAGCACGAAAAACCCCACCACAAACAAATTTGCGGTGAGGGAATATGAATATTTGACTATTTTGTACTACTGTTTTTATTTGACTACTGTTTTCTATTCGTTACTCTCTTTGCTCATTTCTTTCTCTTGCAACATGATGAAATATTTCACGCAATCGTTCGGTTTTCTGGGCACCTGAAACATGCCATTTTTGTGCAATAATCAAAGCAGGAACCGCTCCTATCCCCCATTCTCGCGCCAAGGCTATATCCGCTTCCACTGCTTTTTTCGTTTGTTCATCGTGCAGATTTTGAACGAATCGCTCCGTATCTAAGCCGATCTCTTTTGCACAATAAATTAACACTTCCTCTTGGGTAATATCGAGACATTCAGTTAAATGGGTATATTGCAAGCGATCAAAGTAATCCCAATGCGCTTCTTCTCCCCTTTGTTTTGCTGCCGCCTGACAAGCAATCAAACCAGGCATCGAAAATGGATAATCGTGCGTTCTTGTTTCCATTAAATCAGCGCGTATACATTTCTCGTCCGAATTCACGTTGGCCGCCCGCCAATGGCTTAATATTTCTTTCTTTGCCCATTCTTTAGAACCGAACATGCGCACCAAATCATCTGACGTAGGGGCCAATGCAAAGCAATGATGGCGCACTTCCAAGACGATACCTTTGTTTTTTAGCTCATCAACTAATCGCCGCAACCTAGGGGATAACGCATAACACCACGCACACAAAACATCGTGAAAAAAATCGACAGGCAAAATCACCATTTTACTATTTTTCTTCCGCTCCTTTTTGACAAGGTTAATTATCAAATCGCGTCCATTATTAAACATAAACGAAAAAGTGGATATCCCTAGTTTATTGCGGGTCAATATAAAGCAAGCTCAATGATGGACATCTGGATTCTTTTTTACTAGCGATGCAAAAGTTTGAATATGATTTTCCATTAGTGTGCGTGCACCAACAGGATCTTTTTTCGCAATCTTTTCAATAATCATTTCATGTTCTATAATTGTACGGCTGAGATCCTGTTGAAATAAAGACACATTGACTAAGAAAAAATCATTTAAGTCCCACTGGCTTTGCGTCATATCAAGTAGTTTTTTCGATCTTGACATTTGCAAAATCACATAATGAAGCCGCCGATTTTCTTGGAAATATTTTTCCTTAGAAAAATTCTCTTGAATTACTCTTCTTAACTGTTCGTTAATGGAAATCAGTTCATTCACTTCATGATCTTCTCTTCTTTGTGCAGCTAAATAAGCTGCCATTCCCTCTAAGGCCATTACCGTCAAAAAATGATCAAACATCTCATCTTGTGAATAACTTTTAACACGGCAACCAGTTTGCGGTATAATTTCCAAAAAGTACTCTGCTTCTAATTTTTTTAATGCATCGATAACAGGACGTCTAGAAAAACCGAGTTCATTTGCGATTTCTACTACCGAAATTTGATCTCCAAACGTCCATCTCCCTGATTTTAGACCCTCTTTGATATACTCATAAGCTTGGTTCGTTTTGGACAACATCAAATTCCCTTTATTCACTGATACTTCCTCCACATAGAAGCGTTTTAATAAAAATTCTAGTACATCAGTTGTATTATATAGTTTTCATATAAAATATTCAACTATATAGATGCACATTGAAACATTAACGTCCGTATAAGTGGCTTCCACCCCGGTTATACTGCTCCTAGGTACTTCACGAAGAAAAGGAGCGGAAACGGAATGAAACGATTGAAAATCACCAATGACCATGGATGGACGCCACGAACCCTTCGAAAGGAAGAGAAAAAAATCAAAAACATTTCCCTGCGTCAACGCGTCATGGCCGTTCGCCTCGTCATGGAAGGGTATCTGGGGAAAGACGTCGCTTCCATGCTCAACCTGTGCCGCCAAAGCGTCGCATTTTATGTCTCCTTATTCAACGAAGGAGGGCTCGATCTCCTGCTCGATCGGAAATATCCGCCGGGCCGGGAGCCGTTTTTGACACTGGAACAGCAACAGGAACTGAAACAGACGATCTTGACCCACACCCCGGCCGAACTCGGTTGGGACATCGCTTCTTCTTGGAATACGCGGATTCTTCAGTCTTATATCCGCGAACACTACGAGGTGGACATGTCCCGGGAAGGAATTCGCAAACTTTTACATCGAATGAGATTGTCTTGGACTCGTCCCACCTATACCCTGGCCAAAGGCGATGCCGAACAACAGCAGGCGTTTGAGAAACAAATGGATCTCATTAAAAAAAACTGATCACTCCCGATACGATTCTTTTATATGCCGATGAAACTCATGTCCGGTCTTATCAAATCCTGCGGGCCACTTGGTCGGAGGCAGGCCGGCAAAAACAAGTGCCCACGTACGGCCATCATGCCCACGTTTCTGTATTTGGGGCGGTGAATGTGCTCAATGGGGACACCGTTCTTCATCGAGCAGTCGTTGCGAATGCGACGACGTTTTTGGATTTTTTAAAGATCTTGAAGAGCCGTTATCCAGACCAGCTGATCGTGCTCGTGCTCGACAATGCCCGCATCCACCATGCCAAAATGGTGAGAGATTTCTTGCGCCAAGAAGGGGAATCGTTTCACTTGATCTTTTTACCTCCTTATTCCCCACAGCTGAATCCCATCGAACGCTTGTGGAAATGGCTCAAGGATGCGGTCATTGCCAATGTGTTTCACAAAGATCAAATGGATATTGACCAAGCCATTGCCCGGTTTATGGAATATATAGATCAACAACCGGAAGAGGTGCTTCGACGCTTGGGGTGTGCAGCGTGATGCAAAGGTTAACTTTTCAAGGTGCATTTATATACCTAAAGTCGTTTTATTATATCGAGAAACTGTGAGATTTTTTCCGCCTCAACAGCTTTTTTCCGTGAAAATAACCGTTGACCAAATCCATCTATTTTCATGTATGGGTCGGGAGTAAAATTACCCATGGATGTTCTTTTGGGTACTTATCACCATACAGGAAGAGAGTCCTGTTTGTACGTTATTCTCTTTTTCTTCTATCTCACTGTCTCCGGATCTCCTCCTTCTCTAGTAGAAGAGAACAGATTTTTTGATTTTCTCCCACAAACACTTTACACATACTTGGGAGTGAATGATTTCCAAATCACATAAATTCAGAAACTAATTCATCGAATTTTTCTTTGCTTAATTTTAAGTCTGCTTCGGCAAGCGGTGTTTCGCTATAACCGTGAAGCAGTTCTTGATACGATTTTTGTTCCTTATTTTGATAAATGAGCCCCGTTACTAGTCCTTTATATTTCATCACCGTTTGCATCGCCATGGCGCGGTCGGACGGATCATACCCTTCAATGTCGCTGACTTTCACCAGATTTTCTTTAAACCAGTCGTATGTGTTTACCTTGTTATACGTTACACACGGACTGAATACGTTTATCAGCGAGAACCCTTTATGTTTGATTCCTTCTTCAATTAAGCTGGTCAGCTCTTTCAAATCGCTGGAAAAGCTTTGCGCCACAAAGGTTGCACCGGCGCTTAACGCGATTTCCATGATCGAAAGGGCCGGTTCGACCGAGCCTTGCGGAGTGCTTTTCGTTTTAAAGCCGACATCGCTGCGCGGCGATGTTTGTCCTTTTGTCAAGCCGTAAATTTGGTTGTCCATCACAATATACGTGATGTCGATATTGCGGCGGATCGCATGGATCGTATGCCCCATGCCGATCGCAAAGCCGTCGCCGTCACCGCCGGCGGCAATGACCGTTAAATCGCGGTTGGCCATTTTCACTCCTTGGGCAAGCGGCAACGCGCGGCCGTGGGTACCGTGAAAGCCGTACGAATGAATGTAGCCGGAAATACGTCCCGAGCAGCCGATTCCGGAAATCACGGCGAGCTGATGCGGCTCAAGCCCAACGTTTGCCGCGGCGCGCTGAATGGCAGCCTGCACGGAGAAATCGCCACAGCCTGGACACCAGTTTGGCTTTACATCATTACGAAAATCTTTAAACGTTGCCATGTTTATAACAACTCCTTGCATTTTGTATAAACTTCATTTGGCAAGAACGGATTCCCGTCGTATTTCAAGGCGCTTACAATTTTCTCCGCATGCCCGACGTTCATTTTGAGGATGTTGGCAAGCTGGCCTGTCGCATTTTGCTCGACGACAATGACTTTTTTCGCTGCTTCGACAAGCGGCAGCACTTCTTCTGTCGGGAACGGATGCAGCAAGCGAATGTGTGCGTGATTGACTTTCACGCCGTCTTGCTCAAGACGCTCGATCGCTTCCTCGATCGCACCGCGCGTCGAGAGAAAACCGACGATTAATAAATCGGCTTCTTCGTGTTTGACGTTTTTATGCACTGGCGTCTTAAACTGGATATGTTTTAGTTTGCGTAAACGTTTCTCCATCTGTGCCTTGCGGTTTCCCGCTGCTTCGGACGGTCTTCCTGTTTCCGCGTGTTCTACTCCCGTTACATGGTGGATGCCGTTTGGCACTCCCGGAAGCACGCGCGGCGAAATGCCGTCTTCGGTGATTTCATATCGTTTAAAATTATCCTTTTTCTCTAGCGGCGGCAGTTCATCTGTTACGAGTTTGCCGCGGCGGATTTCAATTTTATCGTATTCTAAAGGCTCAACCGTCTGTTTGCCAAGCGACAGCTGCAAATCAGACAAGAAGATGACCGGACATTGATATTCTTCGGCAAGGTTGAACGCTTCGATCATATCATAAAACGCTTCTTCGACCGTGCTTGGCGCCATGACGATTTTTGGAATTTCGCCGTGCGTTCCGTAAATCATCGCCAATAAGTCCGATTGCTCCTGCTTGGTCGGCAATCCTGTACTTGGGCCGCCGCGCTGCGTATCCACGATGACAAGCGGCGTTTCTGTCATTCCGGCAAGCCCGATCGACTCCATCATCAAAGAAAGACCTGGACCTGCGGATGCTGTAAACGCCCGTGCGCCAGCATAGTTTGCACCAATCGCCATCGTACATGCGGCGATTTCATCTTCCGTTTGAATGACCGCTCCTCCTAAATCCGGAAGTTTTTTAATCAAATATTCCATAATTTCCGATGCCGGCGTAATCGGATAGGCCGCCATAAACCGCGCACCGCCAGCTAGCGCACCTAAGGCAATCGCATCATTTCCGATCATAAACATCCGCTTTTTGCCATCTGCTTTTGCCAATTTCATTGTTTGCATGCGATCGCCGAGCTGTTCCTTCATATACTGAGCGCCTGCTCGAATCGCTTCCATATTCTTTTCAACCACTTGTTGCCCTTTTCGGCCAAAAATTTCTTGTACTACTTCTTGATAGACGTTTATATCAAGGTCGAGAACTGCGCTTGACGCTCCAACTGCGACCATATTTTTCATCAGTGATGTTCCTAAATTGGTCGCAATATCAGTAAACGGAACGGCATATAGCGTAACGCCCTCGCTTTCCGGAATCGTCGGATTAAACTTCGCATCAGCGATGACAATTCCGCCGTCGCGGAGCTCATGAAAGTTAAAATCAATCGACTCCTGGTCAAACGCTACTAATATATCAAGATCATCAGCAATCGAGCGAACCGGTGTCGTACTGACACGAATTTTGTTGTTCGTATGCCCCCCTTTAATCCGTGAAGAAAAATGACGATATCCATATAAATAATAACCAAGACGGTTTAGCGCAATGGAGAAGATTTCCCCGGTACTTTCGATGCCTTCTCCCTGCTGCCCTCCAACTTTCCATGAAAGTTGATGAATCATTTCCTACGCCCCTTTAAGTTCGGTCAAAAAATTACAATTAAGTATAGCATTTTTCCAACCAAATCATTAGATTTTAAGAAAGTAAGACTGAGTTAAGAGATTGTGAAAGATTTTCCTATCAAAACATATTTTTATCAATCATAAGCGCTTTCTTACACTTTCTTCCTGTTTTCCTATTCCCTCAATCCGTGATGAATTTCTATCCGATTCCTTCAAAAGCTTTGTTAAATCTAGTAACTTTATCATTTAATCTTTTCATCGAATGAGTGAAAAGACTAAACAGCGCAAGATACTGGTATTGTCAGTCTTCTTAAATGATTGCAATTAAAATGATTACTGATTCGGGTATTCTACTATGCTCCATTATTTCCCTTTTTAAGCTTTCAACCTTTTTAATTAATATTGCAACAAACTTCATAATGTTTACAGTGGTTGGAATTCCTACATTGCTAAACACGATTACAAACAGACTCTCTCCTACTACCTTAGCTCTTTAAATTAAAGTATTTTATTCGTTCATTTTCCTAAATACTTACTTTTAATTTGCTGGATGATCTGCAATCTTTTTTCCACTAAGCGATTTGCCGCCTCTACAGTTGTAATTTTTTCTTCCTTTGAGATTTGATAGATTCTTAATAAAGTGTCGTAAATTTGTGCAGTTTTGTTTATCGCCCAATCTTGATTATATCCTTCCAGTTCACCTAGACCTTGAATCAGCCCGCCTCCGTTTACAACATAGTCAGGAGCGTAGAGAATTCCTCTTTCTTTTAACATTTCTGCATGCCGCATCTCTTTCAACACATTATTGGCGGCTCCGCAAACCACTTTACATTTCAGCTGTGGTATTGTCTCGTCGTTCAACACTCCGCCTAATGCACAAGGAGAAAAAATATCACAATCAACTGAATAAATCTCATCCGGTTCAATGATGTCCACTTGAGGATAGTTTTCTCTAACAAATGTTAAACTTTCGGCGAAAATGTCTGTAGCGATTACTTTCGCTTCTCCTTGACATAGAAAGTGAACAAGCTCTTTTCCTACTTTCCCCAATCCTTGAACTGCGATCGTTTTTCCTTTCAAACTGTCTGAACCGAAAACTTCCTTTGCAGACGCTTTCATGCCTTGGTATACTCCAAATGCCGTAATAACAGCAGTACTTCCTACGCCACCAAATTCTTCTGGTAAACCTACCACATACTTTGTTTGTTTGCGTACAGAAACAAGGTCTGTCGAGCTTATGCCGACGTCTGTTCCAACGACAAAACGTCCTTTCAACGTTTCGACAAAAGTCCCAAATGCTTGAAGCAATTCATCATTTTTCTCTGTATACGGGTCCCCCCAAATGACAGCCTTCCCCCCACCATATGGAAATCCGTGAACAGCATATTTATAGGTCATTCCTTGCGAAAGATGTAGAGCATCTTCAATCACTTCTTGTTCTTCATTGTATTTCCACATGCGAAGTCCTCCAATGGCAGGACCTAGCGTAGTATCATGGATTGCAATAACTGCTTTCAAACCTGTTGCCTTGTCATAATTAAAAACAATTTGTTCGTGTCCATATTTTTTCATTAACTCAAATATTCCCTTCATTGATACTTCAAACGATTTAGACTTATTTTTCCTAACCATTTTAGTGGCTCCTTACTAAATAAAATGTCATGAGACTGAATCCATAAAAATCCTCTTAACTTTGATACACTAAAAAAACATCAAAAGAAGAGGAATTTTCCTTCAACAAATTATTGTGACTCATTTATTGGGTAAGAAAGCTTAAAACAAAAAGATAACCGTTTCGAGATGGAGAGAGTCGTCAACAGATCAAAAATCACGAATTCAGGTTATATAGGACTCCTTTTTAGTAGGCAGAAGCGCCTCATTGCTTGTTCACTGTACTTAAAGCCCTTTCTTGAATATTGCACATACTCAGCTATCGAATGGAACGTGAGCTCGGTTATCCGTTAATGATGAAATATCCTTACTTTTCGGAAGCGACAATATCAACAATGTGCCGATTAAGAGAGCCACTACCCACAACAAAATAGCCCAATCGAATTGACCGCTTCGTTCGGTCAAATATCCTGTCATGTAAGGACCTACAAATCCTCCAATATTTCCTACTAAATTGATTAACCCTACTCCTCCAGCCGCCGCCAAACCGCTGAAATATGTCTGAGGGATGGCCCAAAATGCGCCAAAATGCGAATTTAAACCGACTGCAGCAACGGTGAGCCATAACACGAGGAAAAAGGGATCATGTGGTCCATAACCAAGCAATAACAAACCGACTGCGCCAGCCAACCACGAAACGGCAGTGTGCCATCTTCTTTCTTGTTTCAAGTCGGAATGCCAGCTGTTGATATACATAAAAACTACAGCCAGGAAGAAGGGAATGGCCAACAAAAGTCCCACAGAAGCATTTGAAAAGCCTGACAATTGCTTTGTCATGATAGCAACAAAATAATTAAATCCGTAAAAACCAATCCCCAGCAAAAACATACTTAAAGCAACCCGGATGATGATGGAATTGCCAAACACTTCGCCCCAACGATGCTGCGTGGGTGAAGCAGGCATAGTTTTTCCTAGTCCAATTTGCTTAAGCAATGCTCGTTTTTCTTCGTCATTTAACCATTTTACATCATTCGGACTGTCTTTTAGGTAGATCGCTGCGACGATCCCCACAATGACAGCCATCAATCCCTCAATGATGAAAAGCCAGCGCCAACCATCTATTCCAAACCAATCAACTTCTAATAAAAGAGCGGCTAGCGATCCTCCTATCGCTTGAGAAAAAGGAAGCCCTGCATAAAACCAACTGATCGCTCGGGCTTGATCCTTCTCAGGAAACCAATGGGAAAGAAAAACTAATACACCAGGGATAAATCCTCCCTCTGCCAACCCGAGCAAAAAACGTAATAAATAAAACTGCCATACTTCATGAACAACACCAAATAATGCCCCGATGATCCCCCACGTTATCATAATCCGCACAATCCATTTTTTTGCACTCCATTTCTCCGCCCATACAGCACCAGGAATTTCAAATATCAAATAACCAATTGAAAATAACCCGGCGCCAAAACCAAATATTTCAGCGCTAAATCCAAGTTCTTTATTCATCGTAAGCCCAGCGTATCCCACATTCGTTCTGTCTAAAAAAGAAACAACATAAGAAAGAAAAAGAATCGGCAAGATGTGTTTATAAACTTTCTTCCGTATCGCCCCAGAAAACTCCATTTTCCCCACTCCCTCATATATATAGGTATTGTCAAAAGTTTATCCTCCACACTCACTGTTTTTCATTGAGTTTCAACGGTTAGAATAAAAAAAGCTTGCCACCCCCGTTGTTTTAGGCCATCATTGAGGTAACCCCACACCCAACACCCAAAACAAAGGAGTGACAAGCTTGTTACCTCCATTATTAGCCTATTTGCTCGAAATAATCAAGTCCCAACATCAAATCATTGTCTATTTAATTGGTGCCTTATTAGGAAAATCCTTAAGCCGCAAAGACATGGACGAACCGGTTCGAAAACCGTACCGAAAACTTCAAGTCGATGACCTTCCCATCATCGTTGTCCCAGAAACACTCGACTACCGGCAGCTTTTAGCCGACTACGAAGCCCGGCACGGCCGTCCGTTGCCGCCGATCCAACGCCGGGACAACGCTAAACACCGTGTTCCGGATTCGTTGACGTGTCCCCGTTGCCAGGCGCCGTCATCCTACCTGTACGCCAACAACGGCGGAAAAGGGCAGTACCAATGCAAAGTGTGCCAATGCCGGTTCAACCATCGAAATCGGTTCAAAAAGCAAGCGGTCTTTCGTTGCCCGCACTGCTTCCAAACGCTTGAGAAAATCAAAGAACGCAAGGACTACTACATCTACAAATGCAAGAACAACGACTGCCCGTTTTACCAAAAGAACCTTCGCCGGATGAGCCAAAAAGAACGCCAACGGTTCCAGCAGAACCCTCAAGCCTTCAAGGTGCGGTATCGGTTCCGTGAGTTTTTGTTTGACTTTCAACCATTGGCCCCATCGTCGCCGAAAAAGCCAAAGGTCGATTTGTCTCGTCTGGCGGTGTCGTCGCACACCCTCGGACTCGTGTTGACGTACTACGTTAACTATGGGATGTCCTCCAGACAGACAGCCGGAATCATGAAGGATGTGCATGGCGTGTCGATCTCCCATCAGACGGTGCTCAACTACGCCAATAGCGTCGCGCTCATGATTCAGCCGTTTGTCGACCGGTTCCCGTACGAGCTGTCCGGCTCGTTCTGTGGGGACGAGACGTATATTCGCGTGAAAGGACGCTGGCATTACCTGTTTTTTATGTTTGATGCCGTGAAAAAAGTGGTGTTGTCGTATCGCGTCTCGCCCCACCGGGATGCGTTGTCGGCCATTCGGGCCATCGATGACGTCCTGCGAAAGCTGCCGTCCATCCCGGACGATTTGTCGTTCGTCGTCGACGGCAATCCCATTTACCTGCTGGCGCAGCACTTTTTTGCCCAGCACGGGATTCCGTTTGACGTCCGCCAAGTGATCGGACTGACCAATGAGGATCCGGTGTCCGAAGAGTTCCGCGCGCT includes the following:
- a CDS encoding helix-turn-helix domain-containing protein; its protein translation is MKRLKITNDHGWTPRTLRKEEKKIKNISLRQRVMAVRLVMEGYLGKDVASMLNLCRQSVAFYVSLFNEGGLDLLLDRKYPPGREPFLTLEQQQELKQTILTHTPAELGWDIASSWNTRILQSYIREHYEVDMSREGIRKLLHRMRLSWTRPTYTLAKGDAEQQQAFEKQMDLIKKN
- a CDS encoding GntR family transcriptional regulator codes for the protein MNKGNLMLSKTNQAYEYIKEGLKSGRWTFGDQISVVEIANELGFSRRPVIDALKKLEAEYFLEIIPQTGCRVKSYSQDEMFDHFLTVMALEGMAAYLAAQRREDHEVNELISINEQLRRVIQENFSKEKYFQENRRLHYVILQMSRSKKLLDMTQSQWDLNDFFLVNVSLFQQDLSRTIIEHEMIIEKIAKKDPVGARTLMENHIQTFASLVKKNPDVHH
- a CDS encoding DsbA family oxidoreductase, translating into MTRNKLGISTFSFMFNNGRDLIINLVKKERKKNSKMVILPVDFFHDVLCAWCYALSPRLRRLVDELKNKGIVLEVRHHCFALAPTSDDLVRMFGSKEWAKKEILSHWRAANVNSDEKCIRADLMETRTHDYPFSMPGLIACQAAAKQRGEEAHWDYFDRLQYTHLTECLDITQEEVLIYCAKEIGLDTERFVQNLHDEQTKKAVEADIALAREWGIGAVPALIIAQKWHVSGAQKTERLREIFHHVARERNEQRE
- a CDS encoding MFS transporter, translated to MEFSGAIRKKVYKHILPILFLSYVVSFLDRTNVGYAGLTMNKELGFSAEIFGFGAGLFSIGYLIFEIPGAVWAEKWSAKKWIVRIMITWGIIGALFGVVHEVWQFYLLRFLLGLAEGGFIPGVLVFLSHWFPEKDQARAISWFYAGLPFSQAIGGSLAALLLEVDWFGIDGWRWLFIIEGLMAVIVGIVAAIYLKDSPNDVKWLNDEEKRALLKQIGLGKTMPASPTQHRWGEVFGNSIIIRVALSMFLLGIGFYGFNYFVAIMTKQLSGFSNASVGLLLAIPFFLAVVFMYINSWHSDLKQERRWHTAVSWLAGAVGLLLLGYGPHDPFFLVLWLTVAAVGLNSHFGAFWAIPQTYFSGLAAAGGVGLINLVGNIGGFVGPYMTGYLTERSGQFDWAILLWVVALLIGTLLILSLPKSKDISSLTDNRAHVPFDS
- a CDS encoding DDE-type integrase/transposase/recombinase, encoding MLPPLLAYLLEIIKSQHQIIVYLIGALLGKSLSRKDMDEPVRKPYRKLQVDDLPIIVVPETLDYRQLLADYEARHGRPLPPIQRRDNAKHRVPDSLTCPRCQAPSSYLYANNGGKGQYQCKVCQCRFNHRNRFKKQAVFRCPHCFQTLEKIKERKDYYIYKCKNNDCPFYQKNLRRMSQKERQRFQQNPQAFKVRYRFREFLFDFQPLAPSSPKKPKVDLSRLAVSSHTLGLVLTYYVNYGMSSRQTAGIMKDVHGVSISHQTVLNYANSVALMIQPFVDRFPYELSGSFCGDETYIRVKGRWHYLFFMFDAVKKVVLSYRVSPHRDALSAIRAIDDVLRKLPSIPDDLSFVVDGNPIYLLAQHFFAQHGIPFDVRQVIGLTNEDPVSEEFRALKQIIERFNRTFKGNYRPTHGFGAEEGSVSFVTLFVAYFNFLRPHGALEGRVPVVIPELADLPHMPARWTKLIAMAQDFLQQEAA
- a CDS encoding 2-oxoacid:acceptor oxidoreductase subunit alpha encodes the protein MIHQLSWKVGGQQGEGIESTGEIFSIALNRLGYYLYGYRHFSSRIKGGHTNNKIRVSTTPVRSIADDLDILVAFDQESIDFNFHELRDGGIVIADAKFNPTIPESEGVTLYAVPFTDIATNLGTSLMKNMVAVGASSAVLDLDINVYQEVVQEIFGRKGQQVVEKNMEAIRAGAQYMKEQLGDRMQTMKLAKADGKKRMFMIGNDAIALGALAGGARFMAAYPITPASEIMEYLIKKLPDLGGAVIQTEDEIAACTMAIGANYAGARAFTASAGPGLSLMMESIGLAGMTETPLVIVDTQRGGPSTGLPTKQEQSDLLAMIYGTHGEIPKIVMAPSTVEEAFYDMIEAFNLAEEYQCPVIFLSDLQLSLGKQTVEPLEYDKIEIRRGKLVTDELPPLEKKDNFKRYEITEDGISPRVLPGVPNGIHHVTGVEHAETGRPSEAAGNRKAQMEKRLRKLKHIQFKTPVHKNVKHEEADLLIVGFLSTRGAIEEAIERLEQDGVKVNHAHIRLLHPFPTEEVLPLVEAAKKVIVVEQNATGQLANILKMNVGHAEKIVSALKYDGNPFLPNEVYTKCKELL
- a CDS encoding Leu/Phe/Val dehydrogenase, with protein sequence MVRKNKSKSFEVSMKGIFELMKKYGHEQIVFNYDKATGLKAVIAIHDTTLGPAIGGLRMWKYNEEQEVIEDALHLSQGMTYKYAVHGFPYGGGKAVIWGDPYTEKNDELLQAFGTFVETLKGRFVVGTDVGISSTDLVSVRKQTKYVVGLPEEFGGVGSTAVITAFGVYQGMKASAKEVFGSDSLKGKTIAVQGLGKVGKELVHFLCQGEAKVIATDIFAESLTFVRENYPQVDIIEPDEIYSVDCDIFSPCALGGVLNDETIPQLKCKVVCGAANNVLKEMRHAEMLKERGILYAPDYVVNGGGLIQGLGELEGYNQDWAINKTAQIYDTLLRIYQISKEEKITTVEAANRLVEKRLQIIQQIKSKYLGK
- a CDS encoding 2-oxoacid:ferredoxin oxidoreductase subunit beta, giving the protein MATFKDFRNDVKPNWCPGCGDFSVQAAIQRAAANVGLEPHQLAVISGIGCSGRISGYIHSYGFHGTHGRALPLAQGVKMANRDLTVIAAGGDGDGFAIGMGHTIHAIRRNIDITYIVMDNQIYGLTKGQTSPRSDVGFKTKSTPQGSVEPALSIMEIALSAGATFVAQSFSSDLKELTSLIEEGIKHKGFSLINVFSPCVTYNKVNTYDWFKENLVKVSDIEGYDPSDRAMAMQTVMKYKGLVTGLIYQNKEQKSYQELLHGYSETPLAEADLKLSKEKFDELVSEFM
- a CDS encoding IS630 family transposase — encoded protein: MRATWSEAGRQKQVPTYGHHAHVSVFGAVNVLNGDTVLHRAVVANATTFLDFLKILKSRYPDQLIVLVLDNARIHHAKMVRDFLRQEGESFHLIFLPPYSPQLNPIERLWKWLKDAVIANVFHKDQMDIDQAIARFMEYIDQQPEEVLRRLGCAA